A portion of the Bacillus sp. es.034 genome contains these proteins:
- a CDS encoding CotY/CotZ family spore coat protein produces the protein MSYSQKSNAQDTYFHEDYQRNKCHDSRSRHYDHCVEDVLEAILEAQKKAKKDHGCETSCKKSIEDLLCEKKKHKKNTIPFILYCGCEPFKGTGVTTYHCHSKKKKNFKCIETYVFKLIDLDHRCATLELLTFKSDHHKGDSQHHHESKCSLSSPCKQIDHKSVDDLMGTGICITVDLSCFCAITCLPAVHL, from the coding sequence ATGAGTTATAGTCAGAAATCAAATGCTCAGGACACCTATTTCCATGAAGATTATCAAAGGAACAAATGCCATGACTCCCGCTCCAGGCATTATGACCATTGTGTAGAAGACGTTTTAGAAGCAATCCTTGAAGCTCAGAAAAAAGCAAAAAAAGACCATGGTTGTGAAACTTCGTGTAAAAAGTCCATAGAGGATTTACTTTGTGAAAAAAAGAAACACAAAAAAAATACCATCCCATTTATTTTATATTGTGGATGCGAGCCATTTAAAGGCACTGGTGTCACTACCTATCACTGTCATTCAAAAAAGAAAAAAAACTTCAAGTGCATCGAGACCTACGTCTTTAAGTTAATAGACCTTGATCATAGATGTGCGACTCTTGAATTATTGACCTTTAAATCCGACCACCATAAGGGCGACTCCCAACATCATCATGAAAGTAAATGCTCGCTCTCATCACCTTGTAAACAAATCGACCATAAAAGTGTGGATGATTTGATGGGAACCGGAATTTGTATAACTGTTGACTTGTCTTGTTTCTGTGCTATTACCTGCCTGCCTGCCGTTCATTTATAA
- a CDS encoding RicAFT regulatory complex protein RicA family protein: protein MAKYTKDDIMKRAEELATMIAETEEVDFFKRAEAQIHENQNVREMIASIKSLQKQAVNFQHYGKIEALKMVEAKIENLEKEIDEIPVVQQFKESQTDVNDLLQIVASVISNNVTDHIIETTGGDLLRGETGSHVKNSAPGSCS from the coding sequence ATGGCAAAGTATACAAAAGACGATATTATGAAACGTGCAGAAGAATTGGCAACAATGATTGCTGAAACGGAAGAAGTGGATTTCTTTAAGCGGGCGGAAGCACAGATCCATGAAAATCAAAACGTCCGTGAAATGATCGCAAGTATCAAGAGTTTACAAAAACAAGCCGTTAACTTTCAACACTATGGGAAAATCGAAGCCCTAAAAATGGTGGAGGCAAAAATTGAAAACCTTGAAAAGGAAATCGATGAGATTCCGGTTGTTCAACAATTTAAGGAATCTCAAACGGATGTGAATGATTTACTGCAAATCGTTGCTTCCGTGATTTCAAATAATGTGACAGATCATATCATCGAGACGACCGGGGGAGACTTACTCCGTGGGGAAACAGGATCACATGTGAAAAATTCAGCCCCTGGCAGCTGTTCCTGA
- a CDS encoding carbon starvation protein A, with product MLTFLASICILVVGYFFYSKVVEKIFGVDDSNITPAYANKDGLDYMPMSWWKASLVQLLNIAGLGPIFGAILGALYGPVAFLWIVIGTLFAGAVHDYFSGMLSLRHNGAQFPTIVGKYLGKPVQSVMNILSIVLMILVAAAFTSGPAQLMAEVTPLNFMTSLVIIFTYFLIATVLPINKIIGRIYPIFGAILIFMAVAIGIGLFFFEHPVPNLTFENMHPGDLPLWPLLMVTVSCGAISGFHSTQSPILARTLKRESEGRKVFYGAMVAEGIIALIWAAAGMAFFNGTAGLQEALASGGPAGVVNEISKTTLGTLGGILAVLGVIILPVTTGDTALRSSRMMLADLLTDFRKKELKGKWLSGLLVIPVAVPTFLLTQIDYTFLWRYVGWSNQVVATVMLWTASIYLLQKARFHWICSLPALFMTGVVSSYIFYAPEGFGLSYSTSMVLGAIIWIAVLSWFIGQVVKYRPERQRSLKMKSVNSFR from the coding sequence ATGCTCACATTTCTTGCATCCATCTGTATTCTGGTAGTTGGTTATTTCTTTTATTCAAAGGTGGTAGAAAAGATTTTCGGGGTGGATGATTCCAATATCACACCTGCATATGCTAATAAAGACGGCTTGGATTATATGCCCATGAGCTGGTGGAAAGCAAGTCTGGTTCAACTCTTGAACATTGCGGGATTGGGTCCGATCTTCGGTGCGATACTGGGTGCTTTATACGGTCCCGTCGCCTTCCTGTGGATTGTGATAGGAACATTATTCGCTGGAGCCGTACATGATTATTTTTCCGGGATGCTCTCTCTCAGACATAATGGGGCACAGTTTCCGACAATCGTTGGGAAATATTTAGGGAAACCCGTTCAATCCGTCATGAATATATTATCCATCGTGTTAATGATCCTTGTCGCTGCAGCCTTTACATCGGGTCCGGCGCAACTCATGGCAGAGGTGACGCCGCTTAACTTTATGACATCTCTGGTTATTATCTTTACATATTTTCTGATTGCAACTGTTTTACCGATTAATAAAATCATCGGTAGAATTTATCCAATTTTCGGTGCGATACTTATATTTATGGCGGTAGCAATCGGAATCGGATTATTCTTCTTTGAACATCCGGTACCGAATTTAACATTTGAGAACATGCATCCAGGCGACCTGCCTTTATGGCCTCTCTTAATGGTCACCGTGTCATGCGGAGCCATTTCCGGCTTCCATTCTACTCAAAGTCCGATCTTGGCCAGGACCCTGAAACGGGAAAGCGAAGGTCGAAAAGTATTTTATGGGGCGATGGTTGCTGAAGGAATCATCGCGCTTATCTGGGCTGCTGCAGGGATGGCATTCTTTAATGGCACAGCCGGTCTTCAGGAAGCACTCGCTTCAGGAGGTCCTGCAGGGGTAGTCAATGAGATCAGCAAAACGACACTAGGCACTCTCGGCGGGATACTGGCCGTCCTTGGTGTCATCATCCTCCCGGTGACGACAGGGGATACCGCCCTCAGATCGTCACGTATGATGCTCGCAGATTTACTGACCGATTTCAGAAAAAAAGAATTGAAAGGGAAATGGCTTTCAGGATTACTCGTCATCCCTGTTGCAGTACCTACTTTCCTGCTGACTCAAATCGATTATACCTTTCTTTGGAGGTATGTAGGCTGGTCGAATCAGGTAGTTGCGACTGTCATGCTTTGGACTGCTTCTATCTATTTATTGCAGAAAGCAAGATTTCATTGGATTTGCAGCCTTCCCGCATTGTTTATGACAGGAGTGGTAAGTTCGTATATTTTTTATGCACCGGAGGGGTTCGGTCTTTCGTATTCAACTTCTATGGTTCTTGGTGCCATCATCTGGATAGCCGTATTGTCCTGGTTTATTGGACAAGTAGTAAAGTACAGACCGGAAAGACAACGGTCACTGAAAATGAAATCAGTCAATTCATTCCGTTAA
- a CDS encoding ankyrin repeat domain-containing protein — protein sequence MTSFTIEEFFEAIETGDKAVVEQTLRNDTNLCNAENEQGLTALGVASHFDQKEIVELLLNFGADINSVSNSKVSYIPSNTALHAGIAGKASKELVEFLLDQGANVNQSDSSGYTPLHIAAFDGSAEVVSLLLAYGDERAVQSEDTQSPLEIATERNNKDFLKAHEKFVQTKI from the coding sequence TTGACATCTTTTACAATTGAAGAGTTTTTTGAGGCAATCGAAACGGGCGATAAAGCGGTAGTGGAGCAAACGTTGAGAAATGATACAAATCTTTGTAATGCAGAGAATGAACAGGGTTTAACCGCACTCGGAGTGGCGTCGCATTTTGATCAAAAGGAAATTGTGGAGCTTCTTTTAAATTTTGGTGCAGATATCAATTCCGTTTCCAATTCAAAGGTATCGTATATTCCATCCAACACAGCATTACATGCAGGGATTGCCGGTAAAGCGTCGAAAGAATTAGTGGAATTCCTGCTCGATCAGGGAGCGAATGTAAATCAGAGTGATTCATCCGGCTATACACCATTACATATTGCTGCATTTGATGGATCAGCAGAGGTCGTGTCTTTGCTGCTGGCTTATGGAGACGAACGAGCTGTCCAATCGGAAGATACCCAATCTCCTTTGGAAATCGCTACTGAAAGAAATAATAAGGATTTCTTGAAGGCTCACGAAAAATTTGTTCAAACGAAAATATAG
- a CDS encoding outer spore coat protein CotE: MAEYREIITKAVVAKGRKFTQSHHTICPPHNPSSILGCWIINHQYEAHKVGKKVEVHGFYEINVWYSHSDNTKTSVVTERVEYTDCIKLKYRDPDCLDDIEVCARVLQQPNCCEAVISPNGNKIIVHVEREFLVEVIGETKVCVLVNPEGCDDEDWDCDLDDEEFEELDPDFLEGDEE, from the coding sequence ATGGCAGAATATAGAGAGATTATCACGAAAGCGGTCGTAGCGAAGGGACGTAAATTCACACAGTCTCATCATACGATTTGCCCACCGCATAATCCATCGAGCATTTTAGGCTGCTGGATCATCAACCATCAGTATGAAGCACACAAAGTCGGCAAGAAGGTCGAAGTTCACGGTTTTTACGAAATCAACGTATGGTACTCCCACAGTGACAACACGAAGACTTCGGTTGTAACCGAGAGAGTAGAATATACAGATTGCATTAAACTAAAATACCGTGATCCAGACTGCTTAGATGACATTGAAGTATGTGCGAGAGTACTGCAACAGCCAAATTGCTGCGAAGCGGTCATTTCACCGAACGGTAACAAAATCATCGTTCACGTCGAACGTGAATTCCTGGTGGAAGTTATCGGAGAAACAAAAGTATGTGTCCTAGTGAATCCTGAAGGTTGTGACGATGAGGACTGGGATTGCGACTTGGATGATGAAGAATTTGAAGAGTTAGATCCAGACTTCTTAGAAGGCGACGAAGAATAA
- a CDS encoding putative sulfate exporter family transporter — protein sequence MQHDKHKGSILPREAWGLFIILLISLLSRGLGILFPLIGSLLFAILIGAILQNTIKLPKAFDPGIQFTLKVLLKVAIVFLGVGLSLYDILHISQRALWVIFFSVIIGISVTYVVGKWLRIDKRLSLLIGIGTSICGATAISAVKGIVGAKEDETAYALSTIVFFNLIAFVTYPIIGQLLDMSDLSFGIWAGTAVHDTSSAVAVGYAYGDEAGEVATTVKLARTLFLIPVMFILPFILRKKSTKGAHYKKAFPWFIFLFLAVSLLHTFGLIPMTMEAYLKSSSKFMIIMVMTAVGLQVKGKDIIRLGIKPLLTGLIASITCTVISLLLIL from the coding sequence TTGCAACATGACAAACACAAAGGCTCCATTCTTCCGAGAGAAGCCTGGGGCCTCTTCATCATCCTATTAATCAGTTTATTATCAAGAGGGTTGGGCATTCTTTTTCCACTGATCGGCAGCTTGTTATTTGCGATCTTGATCGGGGCAATCCTCCAAAACACAATAAAACTCCCAAAAGCTTTCGATCCGGGAATACAGTTTACTTTGAAGGTTCTATTGAAAGTGGCCATCGTTTTTCTAGGTGTCGGATTGAGCCTTTATGATATCCTCCATATCAGTCAAAGAGCTCTATGGGTGATATTTTTCTCTGTCATCATAGGTATTTCAGTGACTTATGTTGTCGGGAAATGGCTCCGTATCGATAAAAGGTTGAGCTTATTGATCGGGATCGGCACCAGCATATGTGGAGCCACAGCGATCTCAGCCGTTAAAGGGATCGTCGGTGCTAAAGAGGATGAAACCGCTTATGCATTATCCACGATCGTCTTCTTTAATTTAATTGCATTTGTTACGTATCCCATCATCGGTCAACTTCTCGACATGTCTGATCTATCGTTTGGGATCTGGGCGGGTACCGCCGTACATGATACTTCTTCGGCGGTTGCCGTTGGTTATGCATATGGAGACGAAGCAGGTGAAGTTGCGACGACGGTGAAGCTTGCCAGAACGTTATTCCTGATTCCTGTGATGTTTATCCTTCCGTTTATCTTAAGAAAGAAAAGCACAAAGGGAGCTCATTATAAGAAGGCCTTTCCGTGGTTCATATTTTTGTTCCTTGCGGTGTCACTGCTTCATACGTTTGGATTGATTCCAATGACCATGGAGGCATACCTTAAGAGTTCGTCCAAGTTCATGATCATCATGGTGATGACGGCTGTGGGTCTTCAAGTAAAAGGAAAAGATATCATCCGTCTGGGAATTAAACCTCTCCTGACGGGATTGATCGCTTCTATCACATGCACTGTCATCAGTTTATTGCTTATCCTCTAA
- a CDS encoding DNA topoisomerase III codes for MKKILVLAEKPSVGRDIARVLQCTKSGNGFLEGNDYIVTWALGHLVTLAEPESYDDRYKSWKLEDLPMLPPSLNLVVIKKTGKQFSTVKTQMNRADVKEIVIATDAGREGELVARWIIEKARVNKPLKRLWISSVTDKAIRDGFKKLKDAKSYENLYAAAEARSVADWYVGMNATRALTTKHNAQLSCGRVQTPTISIIAQREEEIKNFTPKPFYGIQAVTDKGTFVWSNRKTNDTRTFSKEEITSIMVSLKDRKEIVIQSVKKTLKKNGAPFLYDLTELQRDAHKIFGFSAKETLSIMQKLYEQHKLVTYPRTDSKHLSSDMVSTLKDRLKAVNVQPYRKMAHRALQSSVQLSKAYVDDQKVTDHHAIIPTEETPFLQKLQDRERKVYDLIVKRFLAVFLPPYQYEQTTVEATIGSETFQTKGKRIVDSGWKELYDHTTEADQLLSRMEEGDGYPVLSMKETEGHTNPPGRFNEGTLLSAMENPKKFMKESNKDLLATISEAGGLGTVATRADIIEKLFNSGVIESKGKDIHITSKGKQLLELAPLDLRSPTLTAVWEQKLEKIANGSLKKQEFLKEIKDYTKKSVSEIKNSTQKFTHDNLTGTKCPDCGNLMLEIKNKHGKKLVCQDRECGHRKNISKKTNARCPNCHKRLDLRGEGEGQTFTCVCGHREKLSTFNDRRKKEKNSKATKRDVNKYLNTQQKEEPVNTALADALAKLKLDQ; via the coding sequence ATGAAAAAGATTTTGGTCCTGGCAGAAAAACCTTCTGTCGGTAGAGATATTGCCAGAGTACTTCAATGTACGAAAAGTGGAAATGGATTCTTGGAAGGGAATGATTATATCGTCACTTGGGCTCTTGGACACCTGGTGACCCTTGCAGAACCTGAAAGCTATGACGATCGATATAAATCATGGAAGCTCGAGGATCTTCCCATGCTCCCACCGTCCCTTAATCTTGTCGTGATCAAGAAAACGGGAAAACAATTCAGCACGGTCAAAACGCAAATGAACCGCGCTGATGTAAAAGAGATCGTCATTGCGACCGATGCTGGTCGTGAAGGGGAGCTTGTCGCCCGTTGGATCATTGAAAAAGCCCGGGTGAATAAGCCGTTAAAACGGTTATGGATCTCATCTGTCACCGACAAAGCCATCAGGGATGGATTCAAAAAACTGAAAGATGCGAAAAGCTACGAAAATTTATATGCAGCTGCCGAGGCACGGTCCGTCGCCGATTGGTATGTTGGGATGAATGCAACAAGAGCGCTGACCACCAAGCACAATGCCCAATTATCTTGCGGACGTGTACAAACACCGACGATAAGTATCATTGCCCAGCGTGAGGAGGAAATAAAGAATTTCACGCCAAAACCATTTTACGGGATTCAAGCTGTGACGGATAAAGGGACCTTTGTGTGGTCCAACAGGAAAACCAATGATACGCGAACGTTTTCTAAAGAAGAAATCACCTCAATCATGGTGTCATTAAAAGACAGGAAGGAAATCGTCATTCAATCAGTGAAGAAAACATTGAAAAAAAATGGTGCACCTTTCCTCTATGATTTGACTGAATTACAAAGAGATGCCCATAAGATCTTTGGATTTTCTGCTAAAGAGACGCTTTCTATCATGCAGAAATTGTATGAGCAGCATAAATTAGTGACGTACCCAAGGACAGATAGTAAACATTTATCAAGTGATATGGTTTCAACACTCAAGGACAGATTGAAAGCGGTGAACGTCCAACCGTACCGAAAGATGGCCCACAGGGCGTTACAGAGCTCAGTGCAATTGTCAAAAGCTTATGTAGATGATCAAAAGGTGACAGATCATCATGCGATTATCCCGACGGAGGAAACACCTTTTCTTCAGAAGCTGCAGGACAGGGAAAGAAAAGTATATGATTTAATCGTCAAGCGTTTCTTAGCCGTATTCCTTCCTCCATATCAGTACGAACAAACGACTGTAGAAGCCACAATCGGGTCAGAAACATTTCAAACAAAAGGGAAGCGGATTGTAGACTCCGGATGGAAAGAACTTTATGATCATACCACTGAAGCAGACCAACTTCTTTCGAGGATGGAAGAAGGGGACGGCTATCCGGTCCTCTCAATGAAAGAAACAGAGGGACATACCAATCCTCCAGGAAGATTTAATGAGGGAACACTGTTGTCTGCCATGGAGAACCCGAAGAAGTTCATGAAAGAAAGCAATAAAGATTTGCTCGCTACAATTTCTGAGGCAGGCGGACTTGGTACTGTCGCAACCAGGGCAGATATTATTGAAAAGCTCTTCAATTCAGGGGTAATAGAGTCAAAAGGAAAAGATATTCATATAACTTCCAAAGGGAAGCAGCTATTGGAACTTGCACCCCTGGACCTCAGGTCACCTACTTTGACAGCGGTGTGGGAGCAAAAGCTTGAAAAAATCGCTAACGGTTCCCTCAAGAAACAGGAATTTCTGAAAGAAATCAAGGATTATACGAAGAAGTCTGTCAGTGAAATCAAAAACTCAACCCAAAAATTCACCCATGATAACCTGACAGGTACGAAATGCCCGGACTGTGGGAATTTAATGTTAGAAATAAAAAATAAGCATGGAAAGAAACTGGTTTGCCAAGACAGGGAATGTGGTCACCGGAAAAATATCAGCAAGAAAACGAATGCCCGGTGTCCGAATTGCCATAAACGCCTGGATTTAAGAGGAGAAGGGGAAGGGCAGACTTTCACTTGTGTTTGTGGACATAGAGAAAAGCTATCCACATTCAATGATAGAAGAAAAAAAGAAAAGAATAGTAAAGCGACTAAAAGGGATGTTAATAAATATTTAAATACACAACAGAAGGAAGAGCCGGTCAATACAGCATTGGCTGATGCCTTAGCTAAATTAAAATTGGATCAGTAG
- the miaB gene encoding tRNA (N6-isopentenyl adenosine(37)-C2)-methylthiotransferase MiaB: MNEEQRKHGQQSKSVSPADQKSVKDYSKYFESVYIPPSLKDAKKRGKEEIKYHNDFTIDDQYRGLGEGKKFYIRTYGCQMNEHDTEVMAGIFMALGYEVTNSTDDADVILLNTCAIRENAENKVFGELGHLKHLKREKPDLLIGVCGCMSQEESVVNKILKTYQQVDMIFGTHNIHRLPQILSDAYMSKAMVVEVWSKEGDVIENLPKVRRGNIKAWVNIMYGCDKFCTYCIVPYTRGKERSRRPEEIIQEVRHLAAQGYQEITLLGQNVNAYGKDIEDLQYGLGDLMDDLRKVDIPRIRFTTSHPRDFDDHLIEVLAKKGNLVEHIHLPVQSGSTDVLKIMARKYTREQFLELVGKIKKAMPDVALTTDIIVGYPNETNEQFEETLSLYKEVGFESAYTYIYSPREGTPAAKMNDNVPMEVKKERLQRLNAVVKEYSAEAMKKYTGQIVEVLVDGESKKNPDILAGYTRRSKLVNFKAPKTAIGKIVKVKITDAKSWSLDGEMVGEGQIGTEFQEAVEVK, translated from the coding sequence ATGAACGAAGAACAGCGAAAACATGGACAACAATCGAAGTCTGTATCTCCAGCAGACCAAAAATCTGTTAAGGATTACAGCAAGTACTTTGAAAGTGTCTATATCCCGCCGTCGTTAAAAGATGCCAAAAAACGTGGGAAAGAAGAAATAAAATACCATAATGATTTTACAATCGATGATCAATATAGAGGACTCGGCGAAGGAAAGAAATTCTATATCCGTACCTATGGTTGTCAAATGAATGAGCATGATACAGAAGTGATGGCAGGTATCTTCATGGCACTCGGCTATGAAGTAACGAATTCGACAGATGATGCGGATGTCATCCTATTGAATACCTGTGCCATCCGTGAAAATGCTGAGAATAAGGTGTTCGGCGAATTAGGACATCTCAAACATTTAAAACGGGAAAAGCCTGATCTATTAATTGGAGTATGCGGATGTATGTCCCAGGAAGAATCGGTTGTCAACAAAATCCTGAAAACCTATCAACAGGTGGACATGATCTTTGGTACGCATAATATTCACCGTCTTCCTCAGATATTATCTGATGCTTATATGTCCAAGGCGATGGTCGTTGAGGTCTGGTCGAAAGAAGGGGACGTCATTGAGAACCTTCCGAAGGTCCGCCGTGGCAATATCAAGGCATGGGTCAATATCATGTATGGGTGTGACAAGTTCTGTACATACTGTATCGTGCCGTATACACGGGGGAAAGAAAGAAGCCGCCGTCCTGAAGAAATCATTCAGGAAGTCCGCCATCTGGCAGCACAGGGATATCAGGAAATCACTCTCCTTGGTCAAAACGTCAACGCATACGGTAAGGATATTGAAGACCTTCAGTATGGGTTGGGAGACTTGATGGATGATCTTCGTAAGGTGGATATTCCACGCATACGGTTCACAACCAGTCATCCAAGGGATTTCGATGATCATTTAATCGAAGTGCTTGCCAAGAAAGGAAATCTGGTCGAGCACATTCATTTACCTGTTCAATCAGGTTCGACAGATGTTCTGAAAATCATGGCACGTAAGTATACCAGGGAACAATTCCTGGAATTAGTCGGTAAAATAAAAAAAGCCATGCCGGACGTGGCGCTCACGACAGATATCATCGTTGGTTACCCAAATGAGACCAATGAACAATTTGAAGAAACCCTTTCTTTATATAAGGAAGTTGGCTTTGAATCGGCGTACACATACATCTACTCTCCACGGGAAGGTACCCCTGCAGCGAAGATGAATGACAACGTGCCGATGGAAGTGAAGAAAGAACGCCTTCAAAGGCTGAATGCGGTTGTGAAAGAATATTCTGCTGAAGCAATGAAGAAATATACGGGTCAAATCGTTGAGGTGCTTGTGGACGGGGAAAGTAAGAAAAATCCGGACATTCTGGCAGGCTACACAAGACGCAGTAAGCTCGTAAACTTCAAGGCTCCTAAAACAGCCATTGGGAAGATAGTGAAAGTGAAGATCACAGATGCCAAGTCCTGGTCTTTGGATGGGGAAATGGTAGGAGAAGGCCAAATCGGAACAGAATTCCAGGAAGCAGTAGAGGTGAAATAA
- a CDS encoding ParM/StbA family protein — MDRHNFAAVDLGNSFYKAIVSTQGEVREYSMPNAIALFDEEFYEKPYDEEDILLQDNLIVEVNSSALHEKRDPYYIGKAAARQRNVSLTSFNNQKVDEDRTYTLLFGMLAHHTVMNNRSETDLSFEIDQLAVSLPTTQYKERKDTLKSRLIGTHTVYLHKVPGMASPKEIIVRLHIKDVIIGAEGACAYLALTRDEETLGVKDEALLQDSAKGILIGDLGGDSVDFVGIKNNKPVASIEGEPFGINQFLDHIIQKVSKYELYKFDSRSELEEKLVAGQSEWYVEPFAGVKKDISKYIIPQLKSLAIKYLEHFDRVRNSSNEIKGAVKYIAVGGAAKIAESHIREAAVKWAERGRPIELFFPQNMEKLNVSGLMILAKLNQLKNNPMHMEYTKS, encoded by the coding sequence ATGGATAGGCATAATTTTGCAGCTGTTGACTTAGGGAACAGCTTTTATAAAGCCATTGTATCAACTCAAGGTGAAGTAAGAGAGTATTCCATGCCAAATGCAATTGCGTTATTTGATGAAGAATTTTATGAGAAACCTTACGACGAAGAGGATATTTTACTACAAGACAATTTGATTGTGGAAGTGAACAGTTCAGCACTTCATGAAAAAAGGGATCCATATTATATCGGTAAAGCAGCAGCCAGACAGCGAAATGTAAGTTTAACGTCCTTTAATAATCAGAAGGTAGATGAAGACCGTACTTACACCCTTTTATTTGGCATGTTGGCCCATCATACTGTAATGAACAACCGATCTGAGACAGATCTATCCTTTGAGATCGATCAATTGGCGGTCTCTCTGCCGACCACTCAGTATAAAGAGCGGAAAGATACGTTGAAAAGCCGTCTCATCGGGACCCATACAGTTTATCTACACAAGGTTCCTGGAATGGCTTCCCCTAAAGAAATCATTGTAAGGCTTCATATTAAAGATGTCATTATCGGGGCTGAAGGAGCCTGTGCCTACCTGGCATTGACACGGGATGAAGAGACATTGGGAGTCAAAGATGAAGCTCTTTTACAGGACTCTGCCAAAGGGATCCTGATCGGTGACCTGGGAGGGGATTCAGTGGATTTTGTAGGGATCAAAAACAATAAGCCAGTAGCTTCCATCGAGGGCGAGCCTTTCGGGATCAACCAGTTTTTAGATCATATCATTCAGAAAGTCAGTAAGTATGAGCTATACAAGTTCGATTCAAGATCTGAGCTAGAGGAGAAGCTGGTGGCAGGTCAATCCGAGTGGTATGTAGAACCATTCGCCGGGGTGAAAAAGGATATAAGTAAATATATCATTCCGCAGTTAAAATCATTGGCCATTAAATACCTGGAGCATTTCGACCGGGTAAGGAACAGCTCAAATGAAATCAAAGGAGCGGTCAAATACATTGCAGTTGGCGGTGCTGCAAAAATAGCCGAATCCCATATCAGGGAAGCGGCGGTGAAATGGGCAGAAAGAGGACGCCCCATTGAATTATTTTTCCCGCAAAATATGGAAAAATTAAATGTATCAGGATTGATGATCCTTGCAAAATTGAATCAATTAAAAAACAATCCTATGCATATGGAATATACAAAAAGCTAA